A stretch of Arachis hypogaea cultivar Tifrunner chromosome 15, arahy.Tifrunner.gnm2.J5K5, whole genome shotgun sequence DNA encodes these proteins:
- the LOC114925359 gene encoding (+)-cis,cis-nepetalactol synthase NEPS3: MEKTSASPSGGKKLAGKVAIVTGGASGIGEATVCVFADEGALMVVVADVQDDLGNQVAASIGTHRCTFLHCDVTDEDQVKSLVQPTVYNHGQLDIMFSNAGILSPAEHVKSYLVKSKSRKIIIK, translated from the coding sequence atggaaaaaacatcAGCATCTCCCAGCGGTGGTAAAAAGTTAGCGGGAAAAGTGGCCATAGTCACAGGCGGCGCCAGCGGCATCGGGGAAGCGACTGTTTGTGTGTTTGCCGACGAGGGCGCCCTTATGGTGGTGGTTGCGGATGTCCAAGATGATCTTGGGAATCAGGTAGCTGCCTCCATTGGTACTCACAGGTGCACCTTCCTCCATTGCGATGTAACGGACGAAGATCAAGTGAAAAGCCTTGTCCAGCCAACTGTCTACAATCATGGACAACTGGATATCATGTTCAGCAACGCTGGAATCCTTAGTCCAGCCGAACATGTGAAATCTTATTTAGTTAAGAGTAAATCTaggaaaattattattaaatag